In Hyalangium gracile, the following are encoded in one genomic region:
- a CDS encoding serine/threonine protein kinase, producing MSLEPGEQFGRYELVSWLGRGGMAETYRARLLGEAGVTKPVLIKKVLAEHANDEAFIAMFISEARISATLSHGNIAQVYDFGRVGGDYFLAMEYVDGQPLHRLLKRAQKAGMPTIPSPVAAFIALEICRGLHYAHTRTDDKGQPLGIVHRDISPENVLVSYGGQVKIVDFGIAKARELRGFSTEPGIVKGKYLFFSPEQAAGEEVDARTDVWATGIVLYELLCGKLPVEDVPEVAMPRLMEGKFPRPRELNPSIPEQLDAIVMEALAVEREDRYASCHAFGDALAEFLAATAPRFSAMSLSHFVEELFREEIASTGRQVQVPGAFQEQLAQWRGQTPTVMMAPRRDKAQASPEPEPAMPPAGATQVRPGAPRRKGGGAGVALVLGGVLLVGALAGGFFWMNRAKPRAVSDPSNPQPLRLTEAPIAPPPEPTPRSSAPDTVEPSPSEAQPESEAAAKEQEPEAGGEAPSSTGDTASAPSEEALAAGCYVFVVEFESSRDPDGRFRPWELVRIGSRNPVKCSTVPPQRNIQASQGLFSQWSEASAGEPLHYNPLRFEPNKKEEPKTRGMTVKVYTRVPAGGP from the coding sequence ATGTCTCTGGAACCTGGAGAGCAGTTCGGCCGGTATGAGTTGGTGTCCTGGCTGGGGCGTGGTGGCATGGCAGAGACCTATCGCGCCCGGCTGTTGGGCGAGGCGGGCGTCACCAAGCCGGTGCTCATCAAGAAAGTGCTCGCCGAGCACGCCAACGATGAGGCGTTCATCGCCATGTTCATCAGCGAGGCGCGCATCTCGGCCACGCTCTCTCATGGCAACATCGCTCAGGTCTACGACTTTGGCCGGGTCGGCGGGGACTACTTCCTGGCCATGGAGTACGTGGACGGGCAGCCGCTCCACCGCCTCCTCAAGCGCGCGCAGAAGGCGGGGATGCCCACCATTCCATCCCCCGTCGCGGCTTTCATCGCCTTGGAGATATGCCGCGGACTGCACTACGCGCACACGCGCACGGATGACAAGGGCCAGCCGCTGGGCATCGTCCATCGCGACATCTCTCCGGAGAACGTGCTCGTCAGCTACGGAGGCCAGGTCAAGATCGTCGACTTCGGGATCGCCAAGGCGCGAGAGCTGCGCGGGTTCAGCACCGAGCCGGGCATCGTCAAGGGCAAGTACCTCTTCTTCTCGCCGGAGCAGGCGGCGGGCGAGGAGGTGGATGCGCGCACCGACGTGTGGGCCACGGGCATCGTCCTCTACGAGCTGTTGTGCGGGAAGCTCCCCGTCGAGGACGTACCGGAAGTGGCGATGCCTCGGCTCATGGAGGGGAAGTTTCCGCGGCCTCGGGAGCTCAACCCGAGCATCCCCGAGCAGCTGGACGCCATCGTGATGGAGGCGCTCGCGGTGGAGCGAGAGGACCGCTACGCGTCCTGTCACGCCTTCGGGGACGCGCTGGCGGAGTTCCTGGCGGCCACCGCGCCTCGCTTCTCGGCGATGTCGCTCTCGCACTTCGTCGAGGAGCTGTTCCGTGAGGAGATCGCCAGCACGGGGCGGCAGGTGCAGGTGCCGGGCGCCTTCCAGGAACAACTCGCCCAGTGGCGTGGCCAGACCCCCACGGTGATGATGGCCCCAAGGCGCGACAAGGCACAGGCCTCTCCCGAGCCCGAGCCCGCGATGCCTCCTGCCGGAGCGACCCAGGTGCGGCCTGGCGCGCCTCGTCGCAAGGGTGGCGGGGCTGGCGTGGCGCTTGTGCTTGGAGGCGTGCTCCTCGTGGGCGCGTTGGCAGGGGGCTTCTTCTGGATGAATCGCGCGAAGCCCAGGGCGGTGTCGGATCCTTCCAATCCCCAGCCACTCCGCCTCACAGAGGCGCCCATCGCACCACCGCCCGAGCCGACTCCTCGCTCCTCCGCTCCGGACACGGTGGAGCCCTCCCCTTCCGAGGCGCAACCCGAGAGCGAAGCCGCGGCGAAGGAACAGGAGCCGGAAGCGGGCGGGGAGGCTCCATCGAGCACCGGAGACACGGCTTCCGCGCCTTCCGAGGAGGCACTGGCCGCGGGCTGCTATGTCTTCGTGGTGGAGTTTGAATCCAGCCGGGATCCAGATGGCAGGTTCCGGCCCTGGGAGCTCGTGCGGATCGGATCGCGCAACCCCGTGAAGTGTTCGACTGTCCCCCCCCAGAGGAACATCCAGGCGTCACAAGGGCTGTTCAGCCAGTGGTCCGAAGCGTCCGCGGGCGAACCGCTTCACTACAACCCCTTGCGCTTCGAGCCCAACAAGAAGGAGGAGCCGAAAACCCGAGGCATGACGGTGAAGGTCTACACGCGGGTGCCGGCGGGGGGCCCGTAG